CGACGAAGGAAACCGGCGTCGTGGTCGGCCAGCATCGCGGTTTGCCCGGGCGGCCGATCGTGCGCATCGTCAAGCAGAGTGACGAGCGTGAGCTTGACGTTAAAGAGATCGATTTGGCGAAGCACAACACGATTTTTATCGATGCCGTATTAAGCTGACCCCTCCGCCGGCCGCTGCCGGTATTTGTTTTGAATCGGACTTCCGTGATATGATGTTGTGAAAAAAGATAAATGATGGAGTGACTTTTATGTGGAGTATCATCATCCCGATTGTAACGCTGATTGTAGGAGGCATCGGCGGCTTTTTCGTCGGCGTATTTTATTTGCGCAAGCAGATGGAGAAGATGCAGTCGAATCCGGAGATGCTGCAGCAGATGGCGAAGCAGATGGGCTACAACCTGAACAAGCAGCAGCTGGCCAAGGCCCAGCAAATGATGAAAAGCCAAAAATTCAAAAAATAAGAGGGCGATAAGCGATGCCTGCAAAGGAATACAGAAACAACAGGGTTATCGAAAACCGCGAGCTGATCGAGCATCACGTCAAAGAAATTTTGCGTTTGATCGGAGAGGACGTCGATCGGGAAGGGCTGCTGGACACACCGGCCCGGGTTACCCGGATGTATGAGGAGATTTTCGCCGGGTACGATGCAGATCCGAGAGAAATATTGGGCGTCACCTTCGATGAAAAACACGAGGAGCTCGTTATCATCAAGGATATTGTCTACTACAGCCAATGCGAGCATCACATGGCCCCTTTTTTCGGTAAAATACACGTCGGGTACATCCCGAGCGGCAAAATCGCCGGACTCAGCAAGTTTGCGCGCTTGGTCGAGGCGATTACGCGACGCCTGCAGGTGCAGGAGCGGATTACGTCGGAAATTGCCGACATCATGGATGAAGTGCTGAAGCCGCACGGCTGCATGGTGGTCGTCGAAGGAGAGCATTTGTGCATGTGCTCGCGAGGCGTGAAGAAGCCGGGCAGCAAGACGGTCAGCTCCGCGGTCCGCGGGCTGTTCCGTACGGATGCGGCCGCGCGTTCCGAGTTTTTGGCACTGATCAAAGAGTAATTGCGAAAAACAACCTTTGCCTTTTGAGCAGGGGCTGTTTTTGTTTGGCGGCGAGGGTGCCCGACGTTGACACGCTCTTGTCTTGTCGCCTGGGCCCTCCGCCGCATACAGCCCCCGCACCCCCAAATCCCCATCCCTCCCCATATCTCCATACCACTCCAAATCCCCGTACGACTCTTGTACGTTCTTCAGCAACAATTGTGTCTTTCCCATGCTCGCTCCCGTCCCAACGTACTGTGCCTCATCGTACCATGCTTCCGTCTCGCGTTCCGGCCAAATTTTGCGGACCGTGGATACGTTATTTCATCCCGTAGAACAAATTTTAAATGAAACCGGACATACGTTCCGTTATTGAAGCCTGAATGGGCCAATTTGTATGGTTTTACAGCCGATAACGTACCTTGTGTCCGCATATATGTCAAAATCCGGAGGAATGAGCAAATAGCGGATCTGCTGTCCGCAGTAATGACTCCCCCCGGTCATTATTCGACAAACAGCACATACCAGAGAAGTAGATATGGTATGATTTGGTTAAAAATATTTTTTTCGCAAGCCATGTCCAAAAAGTTCGCTTTGCCGCATCAAAGCAATTAGACGGAGAAAAGAGGGGGTGGCCGGGTGCGATCGGAGAAAGAGTTCGAACCCAATGAAGGTGGCGCCGACTTCAGCGGCGAGCGGGGGCTGGAAGCGGAGCTCGCCCGCCGGGCCAGGGCCGGGGATTCCGCCGCCTTCGGCGAGCTTGTGCACCGATACCGGGCCAAAGCGTTCGGCATCGCCCGCCGCATCGCCCGCGATCCGCACATTGCCGAAGACGTCGTGCAGGAGGCGCTGCTGCAGGCGTACCGGCATATCCGCACGCTGGCGGACGTCGATCGCTTCGCGCCATGGCTGAGCCGGATCGTCCGCAATCAGGCGCTGATGAATGTCCGCCGTGCGGGTGCCAGGCCGCCGGAAACGACGTTTACCGGCGTCACCGGGAGAGGGCATGCGTTAGCAGGAGACGATTCCGGTTCGCGGGACCTGGACAGCCTCCTTTACCGTCTGACGAGGTCCGGCGGGACGCCGGATGCCGAAGCGGATCCGGAACATGCGCTGCTGCGCCGGGAGTTTTTTACCGCCATACAGGAGATGATGCATGGATTATCGGCCAAGGAGCGGGATGTTTTCGAAGCCCATTTTTTTGACCGGCTGTCCCCGCAGGAAATCGCCCGCCTGCTTGCAATGCCGGAAACCAGCGTTTACAAATTCATTTCCAGATCGCGGCAAAAGGTGAAAGAAAACCGGCTGCGCCATTATTTGCGCGACCGGATCCGCGAGGAGGCGGGGGCGCGTGACTGCAAGGCGGTAACGCTGCCCCTTCGGGCCGCACGGGAAACTTGGGAACAATGCCGGTCTTCGCTGGCGGCGTGTCTGTACCTGCTGCTTCGGCATACCGGTATTTGCGGCGGCATCGGCTTGTCCGAGACGATGGGATTTACCGGGCAGGCGTTTCGGATTAGCGTGGAAAGCCGGCGGATCGATGCGTCGGGGCCGCATATGTATTTTTGGGAGCCTGCTTTCGCACAAGGGCTAGCGAATCTCGGGCTTGTCGTGCGGCATGTCGGGGACGGAGGAATGCCTCCTTCCTCCTACATGCTCGGAGAGGCGTTAGGTTTGATTCGGTGGGCGATTGCGTCGGGGGCTCCCGTTATCGCGTGGGACTTGTTTCAGCCGGAATTCGGTCTGTTGTACGGTTATGACGACGACCGGCAGCTGCTGATCGGGGATGACGGTCAAGGTGCCAAAAAGCTCGCTTATGAAAGGCTGGGTCAAGGAGCCGCGGGCGGACTTTTCGTGATGACCGTGGAAAAAGGAGCTGGCCGGCCGGAAACAGATCAGGCGGTGAGTCAATTGATCGGAATGATCACAGCCCATGCCTACGGGGAAAAGACGTTTCCCGGCTACGTGTGCGGGCTGCCAGCCTATGACGCATGGCAGCGGGCGTTCCGCGAACGTGCGGTGGATCCGCTGGGCAACGCTTATACGCTGCGAATCGCAGCCGATGCGCGGGAGCATGCGGTTCGTTTTCTGCGAGGCTTGTCCGGGCGATGGCAGGGTGAAAAAGCCAGGCTGCTGTTCGACGCCGAGGGGCATTATTACGAAGCGGCGGCTTGCCTGGCCCGGCTGGCCGCCATGTTTCCGTTTCCCGGAGGCGGCAGGCCGCTCGATCCGGACTTGGCGGGTCTCGCGATCGCTCATCTTGCCGAGGCGAGGGAACATGAGGCGGCGGGGATCGAAACGTTAGGGCGGCTGAGCCGCATTTTGAATTGACTATGGGGAAAAGGAGGGACCGTGCGAATGAGTATGGAAATGAAAGCAGACGGACGCGAGCCGCTTTGGATAGCGGTATACCGCGGCAATGAAGCGATTGACCGGCTTGTTGCCGCATCGGAAAGCCATCCGGTACGGACGGCGGACGGCATCCAGTTTACCGATTCGTTCGGCATCCATCCTGCGCGGACGGAGCGGGAATACGCAACGCCGCTGACGATCGAAGCGACGGTGATGACCGACAGCACGAATATCGGGTTTATTTTCGCCAAAGGACAAATCATCCTGAACTGGGACCGCCGCGAAGATTTGCTTCGCGTCAAACATCCGGCAACAGGCCAGGCTTTTAACGTACCGGGCCTCGGGTTTGTGCCTGCCGGACGCTGGCATCACGTGGAGTGGATTATCGCTGAGGATGTGATGAGGCTGCTGGTGAACGGGGAGGAGCGGTTCGCGCTGCCCGGCAATTACCGCGGGCTCAAGGGGAAAGTCGGAGTGCATACCGGCTGGAGAGCGAATTTGACGGTCGGCTCCGTATCTATCAGGGAGCATCTTCCGGCTAGCGGTGTACGCGAGGGAGAGCCGGAGGCGGACGGCTCCATAAGGGCCGTGCCGGGTTACCATGCGCTGCCGCATGCTTCTTCGTTCGTCGGCTGCTTGCTCGGAGCATTGAGATTTTATAATCGCTATGTCGACGAAGCGGTATTCGCCGCCGGAACCGGCCATTCGTTTCATCTTCGACTCGGGGAGGACGCGGGCCCGGAAGTGCAGCTTGATCTTGTGCGCGGCTACGGGCTCGATGTGACCAAGCGGAGCGGTGAGGAGGATGCAGCGGAGTTTGTGCGCAGCGCGCTTGCAAAAGGGCTTCCGCTTTTCGGCAAATGGGCCGGCGAGAAGCAGTATCGGGCGATCCGCTCCTGCAATCGGGAAGGCTTCAGATCCGAGGCGCCGGAAGCCGGAATCGCCGCATGGAGCGCGGCGGCGGGAGCTTCCGATCTGGAGCTGTACGCCGTGCGGCCGGCGAAGGAGGCGGAGGAGCGGGAGCGGATCATTGCGGTATTCCGCTATGCGGCGGATGTAGGAGCCTCATCGGCGGCCTCCGCGTTCGGGCAGTGGATCGCGGCGTCGTCCGCGCCGGATGCGAAGCCGGCCGAGCTCGCATCCGCTGCGCTTAATTGGAGCGCAAAACGCGAGGATATCGTGCAGCTTCTTCGGAGCGTACAAGTCGGGCAGACAGGGGGAAACCAGGCCGGTTTGCATGAGGAGGCGGCCAGGCTTTATGAGGCCGCGCGGGATAAACTGCGGGAAGCAGCGGAGCTGGCGGAAGCTTCGCGGAAGGACGCCGGCGGCTGGCGAAGCCGCGCTGCGGGCTGTATGGAAGCGGCGAGGCAGGCGGAGCTGGAAGCGGCCCGCACGCTTGGTCGCATCGCGGAAGCGCTGGCCGGCAGGAAGCTGCTTCCGGGCCTCGTGTATCAAGGCGACAGCTGCATATCTCATTTCAATACGCTGGTAGGGGTTGCCCGGTATTACGGCATCGATGCTTCGGATTCGTGGATCCGGGGAGCGACGGGGCGGCCTTTTCTGATGGCGGTGCACCCGGAAGTGAACGTTCACGACCACTGCCTTGCGCTGCCCGAGCACAAAATGATCGAGCTTTTCGCTGCCGGTCTGGGGCTCGAGCTCGGCTCGGTTCAGGGCGACGTGCGCGGAGAAGCGCGCCTGGCGCTGCTCCGCGAGGCGTGGGATGCGGCCCGTGCCGCCATCGACGCGGGATGGGCCGTCTTCGGCCGCTCCGTTGACCAGCCCGGCGGAGAGTATGCGCTCATCGTCGGATACGATCAAGACGGATATTATTCGCATTCGTGGCACGGGCGCGCGGGCAGCGCTATCCCCTGGCCGCAGCTCGGCCGCGGAGTATGTCCGTGCGAGCCCTGCACGCGGCGGCGTAATGATTGGAAAAGGGAAGGGCCCGTCAAAACGCCTTGCCGATGCCAGGCCTGCCGCCGTTTACAGGCGACGGGACCGTTCCTTCCGCCCGAAGAAGCGGGAGACATCCGGCTCTACTGGGCGAAACCGGGCAAGCCGGCCGAAGACCACAGCGTCGTATCGGGTGCTCTGCGTCTGGCCGTGGAGTTCGCAGCGCCGGACGGGCCGTGGGTGCAGCCCGATTTGCGAACCGGAGCGGAGGCGTACGATGTGTGGATTCGCGCGTTGGAAAAGGGGATCGTGGACGGTTGGTATTTGGGGCTGTATGCCAACGCCTGGCGGGAGCTGAGATACCATGCAGGGCAGTTTCTTAGCGAAGCCAAAGAGCGCCTCGCCGCAATGCTGCCGCATAGCGCGTCCGCCTTTGACGACGCTATCCGGCAGGCGCAGAAGCTGAACGAAATTTTTACGAAGCTGAATGAAATGTTCCCCTGGATGCAGCCGTTCGGGCCGATTCCGGACAAGGAACGGCGGTACGCGGGCGCCGAACTGCTGCGCAAGGGCCGGCAGGCCGAACTTGACGCGATAGAATCGTACACCCGGCTGCTGGAGCATCTGGAAGGCTAAAATGAGCAGCACCCTCAGAAAGAATGCCACGAAGCGCTCCGGGCGGCGGTAAAGCGGTCGTTAATATAATCCCAATTCACGACGTTCCACCAGGCATCGATATATTTGCGGCGCTCATTCCGGTATTTCAAATAATATGCGTGCTCCCAGACGTCCAGCGGAAGAAGGGGGGCGACGTCCCACTGCGACAGGTTTTGGTGTTTTTCCGCCTGTAAAATCTCGAGCCGCCGGCTTCGCGGGCTCCAGACGAGAATCGCCCATCCGCCGCCCTCCACTTTGTCCGCCGCTTCGGAAAACTGCCGCTGAAACGCGGAGGTACTGCCGAAGGAGGCGGACAGCTCAGGCAATATGGGGCCGCCGATTTTGCTTCCTCCCGGCTTCATGGCGTTCCAGAAAATCGAATGCAGGTAATGCCCGGCGCCATGGAAGGCAAGCTCTCTTTCCCAATGCTTGACGAGCGCGAAGTCGCCGGATTTGCGCGCGCGGGACAGCATCGTTTCGGCTTTATTCAACCCGTCTACATAGGTTTGATGGTGCTTGTCGTGATGCAGCCGCATCGTTTCGGCATCGATATACGGCTCCAGAGCGTCATAAGGGTAGGGGAGCGGAGGCAGCTTATGGCCGCCGATGGGGACGGGGCTGTGCGGCTCGGCTGCGGGCGGCGTCCAGACGCCTTCGTTGGTGGAGGTGAGCTCCATGGCCGAAGCTTTCTCCGTTTTGCCGATAATGTGCAGTTTAACGCGTTCCTTGATGTTGTCCGCGTCCGCAGTCGGATCGAGGCCCGGCGCTTCGGCGCGAGCGGGCATCGGGGTCATCGTCATCCAGCCTCCCGGATCGTCAAAGCTTATCGCCTGAAGCACGCCCAAAAAATATTCCGATTCGCGGATGATATGCTGAACGACCGTGCCCGCGAATGCGTTTTCCCGCAAAGCTTTGCTGAGCTGCATCAGCGATATCAGCTGGCCAATAAACGCATTCGATTGCTCCGCCGCGCTTGCGAGCAGTGCCTGAATCCGGGCCAGCATTGCCGGATCGAGAGGCGCCTGCATGCGGATCACCGCTTCGATCCAACGCGTTGCCGCCATCTCTGCTTGAGCGAACACCTGCTCCCACTGTTCCATCAATCGGACATATTCCGGCTCGAGCCCGGGAGCGATCTGCCGGATGACGAGCGTATGTTCTTTCTCCTGCATTTTCCAAAACCGAATTTCTTCCAGCACGCGCAGCGGCATAAGCGTTCCGTAAACTCGCAGCATACGGCAAAAAAACCTCCTTGAATGGAAGTGGCCCGGGCGAGCCGGGTTACTACTCCATTGTATTCAAGGAGGCCGGAGGCTATGTGTCGGGGAATTCCCCTTATTGGGTCAGCTTCAGATTCGGTGCCGCGGCAAGCTCGTTCAGAAAACCCAGCGTCCGGTTCAAATAGGTGCGCTTGTTGGGCTGGTAAATCCATTCATGCTCTCCGTTCGGCAGCAGCCACAGCTGCGATTCCGGATTCACCTGATTTTTATAAATGTCCTCCACGATTTCATAAGGCGCCTTCAAATCCTTTTGCCCGTGAATAAAATAAATCGGCATCGTATATTTCGTTTCCATCACCTTTTGATAAGGGATCTGCTTCAGGCTGACGCCGTTCAGAATCGGGAAAAACAACTTGACGAGCGGCAGGGAAGGGAACTTCGGCAAATTCACGTACTGCTTCATGTTGTGATACAGCGTTTCCGGATCGAGGATAAACGTGCTGTCCAAGATCATCCCGTCGATATCTTTGGTCTGCAAAGCCGCCTGCAGCGCCGTACCGGCCCCCATGGAAAAGCCCCATACGAAAATTTTGCTCGCTTCCCGCTGCTTGACGAAATCGATCGCTCCGAGCAGCTCCTGGGATTCCTGAATGCCTCCAGTGACGGTTAGCTCGGGATGGACGAACCCGTAGTCGAACATAAGCACGTTGTAGCCCTGCTTATTCAGCGCTCCGGCGAGCGCATAGATCGGCACCCAAATTTCTTCGCGGTTGGCGCCGTATCCGTGCGAAAAGATGACGGTTTTATGCGTCGAGCCGGGGATGTACCAGCCGCTGACCTCGGTTTTGCCGTTGGCGCTCGGGAAAACGACGTCCTCGTAAGGAGTGCCGATCGCTTTCAGCGGATTCGATTTGAGCGGATCGACGTGAGGCCGCGCGAGCGTCCAGGCGATATAGGCGTGAAACGCCAGGATCAGACTCGTCATGAGCAAAAGCAGGGACATAATGACGATAAGCAGCCACCGTCTCTTGGCCGAAGCGGGCCTGGCGACGACGACTTCCGCTGTGGCGGGGGAAAGGGAAGCAGGCTGATAAGAAGTGCTGTCCATCATGATCCCTCCTCGCTGGTAAGTTGGAGCGTCACTTCTTGGGAAAAAGAGAGTCTGCGGCCGACGAACGAGTTGTCGGAATATTCCGGATAATTCTCTTGTATATGTATAGTAAAATGGCGGTCCTCCATGCGTCAATGGTTTTGTGAAATTGTAAACTCGCTGTAATCCGGCTGTAATAAACGGAGATCCTCCCGCTGTCTGAGGACCGATCGGACCTGAATTTAACGAACCTTTACCGGTCCCCCTGCTGGGTCAAATGGGCCGGAACGAGCCTGGGAATGCCGATTGTCGCCGCAAAGGCGGCAATGGCGTGCATTGGTGAGATTTAACGTGCTCCCTGGCCGCAATCGGTTCTTTACGGAAGCCTCCCGATGGGCTATACTGTATGTAAACTTGGTTTCATTGAGTGAAACTGTCGGCCGGTCAGGCAGGAGGATTTATCGGCATGGACGATTCCAAACTTACCGTACGCGCGGTCGAACGCGCTTTGGACATATTGCTTTGCTTTACGGATTCTTCGGATTTGAGCCTTACGGAAATATCCCAGCGGGTCGGCCTGCATAAGAGCACGGTCCACCGTTTGCTCGCCTCGCTCGAGGGCAAAGGGTTTATTTTGCGGGACCCGGCTTCGGAAAAATACCGGCTCGGCTTCCGCGTCTGGGAGCTGTCGGCGAACCTGACGCAAAACGACGATCCGGCGCTCATCCTGCTGCCGGAAATGGAACGGCTGCGCGACCAGGTGGGCGAGACGGTCAGCCTGTACGTCCGCGACGGCATGGAACGCGTGCGCGTGCAGGCGGTGCAGA
The window above is part of the Paenibacillus hamazuiensis genome. Proteins encoded here:
- a CDS encoding YneF family protein, with the translated sequence MWSIIIPIVTLIVGGIGGFFVGVFYLRKQMEKMQSNPEMLQQMAKQMGYNLNKQQLAKAQQMMKSQKFKK
- the folE gene encoding GTP cyclohydrolase I FolE — translated: MPAKEYRNNRVIENRELIEHHVKEILRLIGEDVDREGLLDTPARVTRMYEEIFAGYDADPREILGVTFDEKHEELVIIKDIVYYSQCEHHMAPFFGKIHVGYIPSGKIAGLSKFARLVEAITRRLQVQERITSEIADIMDEVLKPHGCMVVVEGEHLCMCSRGVKKPGSKTVSSAVRGLFRTDAAARSEFLALIKE
- a CDS encoding RNA polymerase sigma factor; amino-acid sequence: MRSEKEFEPNEGGADFSGERGLEAELARRARAGDSAAFGELVHRYRAKAFGIARRIARDPHIAEDVVQEALLQAYRHIRTLADVDRFAPWLSRIVRNQALMNVRRAGARPPETTFTGVTGRGHALAGDDSGSRDLDSLLYRLTRSGGTPDAEADPEHALLRREFFTAIQEMMHGLSAKERDVFEAHFFDRLSPQEIARLLAMPETSVYKFISRSRQKVKENRLRHYLRDRIREEAGARDCKAVTLPLRAARETWEQCRSSLAACLYLLLRHTGICGGIGLSETMGFTGQAFRISVESRRIDASGPHMYFWEPAFAQGLANLGLVVRHVGDGGMPPSSYMLGEALGLIRWAIASGAPVIAWDLFQPEFGLLYGYDDDRQLLIGDDGQGAKKLAYERLGQGAAGGLFVMTVEKGAGRPETDQAVSQLIGMITAHAYGEKTFPGYVCGLPAYDAWQRAFRERAVDPLGNAYTLRIAADAREHAVRFLRGLSGRWQGEKARLLFDAEGHYYEAAACLARLAAMFPFPGGGRPLDPDLAGLAIAHLAEAREHEAAGIETLGRLSRILN
- a CDS encoding LamG domain-containing protein; translated protein: MSMEMKADGREPLWIAVYRGNEAIDRLVAASESHPVRTADGIQFTDSFGIHPARTEREYATPLTIEATVMTDSTNIGFIFAKGQIILNWDRREDLLRVKHPATGQAFNVPGLGFVPAGRWHHVEWIIAEDVMRLLVNGEERFALPGNYRGLKGKVGVHTGWRANLTVGSVSIREHLPASGVREGEPEADGSIRAVPGYHALPHASSFVGCLLGALRFYNRYVDEAVFAAGTGHSFHLRLGEDAGPEVQLDLVRGYGLDVTKRSGEEDAAEFVRSALAKGLPLFGKWAGEKQYRAIRSCNREGFRSEAPEAGIAAWSAAAGASDLELYAVRPAKEAEERERIIAVFRYAADVGASSAASAFGQWIAASSAPDAKPAELASAALNWSAKREDIVQLLRSVQVGQTGGNQAGLHEEAARLYEAARDKLREAAELAEASRKDAGGWRSRAAGCMEAARQAELEAARTLGRIAEALAGRKLLPGLVYQGDSCISHFNTLVGVARYYGIDASDSWIRGATGRPFLMAVHPEVNVHDHCLALPEHKMIELFAAGLGLELGSVQGDVRGEARLALLREAWDAARAAIDAGWAVFGRSVDQPGGEYALIVGYDQDGYYSHSWHGRAGSAIPWPQLGRGVCPCEPCTRRRNDWKREGPVKTPCRCQACRRLQATGPFLPPEEAGDIRLYWAKPGKPAEDHSVVSGALRLAVEFAAPDGPWVQPDLRTGAEAYDVWIRALEKGIVDGWYLGLYANAWRELRYHAGQFLSEAKERLAAMLPHSASAFDDAIRQAQKLNEIFTKLNEMFPWMQPFGPIPDKERRYAGAELLRKGRQAELDAIESYTRLLEHLEG
- a CDS encoding Fe-Mn family superoxide dismutase, which gives rise to MLRVYGTLMPLRVLEEIRFWKMQEKEHTLVIRQIAPGLEPEYVRLMEQWEQVFAQAEMAATRWIEAVIRMQAPLDPAMLARIQALLASAAEQSNAFIGQLISLMQLSKALRENAFAGTVVQHIIRESEYFLGVLQAISFDDPGGWMTMTPMPARAEAPGLDPTADADNIKERVKLHIIGKTEKASAMELTSTNEGVWTPPAAEPHSPVPIGGHKLPPLPYPYDALEPYIDAETMRLHHDKHHQTYVDGLNKAETMLSRARKSGDFALVKHWERELAFHGAGHYLHSIFWNAMKPGGSKIGGPILPELSASFGSTSAFQRQFSEAADKVEGGGWAILVWSPRSRRLEILQAEKHQNLSQWDVAPLLPLDVWEHAYYLKYRNERRKYIDAWWNVVNWDYINDRFTAARSASWHSF
- a CDS encoding alpha/beta hydrolase gives rise to the protein MDSTSYQPASLSPATAEVVVARPASAKRRWLLIVIMSLLLLMTSLILAFHAYIAWTLARPHVDPLKSNPLKAIGTPYEDVVFPSANGKTEVSGWYIPGSTHKTVIFSHGYGANREEIWVPIYALAGALNKQGYNVLMFDYGFVHPELTVTGGIQESQELLGAIDFVKQREASKIFVWGFSMGAGTALQAALQTKDIDGMILDSTFILDPETLYHNMKQYVNLPKFPSLPLVKLFFPILNGVSLKQIPYQKVMETKYTMPIYFIHGQKDLKAPYEIVEDIYKNQVNPESQLWLLPNGEHEWIYQPNKRTYLNRTLGFLNELAAAPNLKLTQ